The bacterium genome has a window encoding:
- a CDS encoding cupin domain-containing protein codes for MELFQDLHTVVWENIAPGIKRFVFALEKVMLAYFQLEPGVKIAMHSHPHEQVGILLQGRTLWRMAGKETLLEAPALYRVPSGEPHEVEVVGNQTVLVMDAFSPIREDFLRTETPSYMR; via the coding sequence ATGGAGCTCTTTCAGGATTTGCACACAGTTGTTTGGGAGAACATCGCGCCTGGAATTAAACGATTTGTGTTTGCCTTGGAAAAGGTGATGCTGGCCTACTTCCAGCTGGAACCAGGTGTCAAGATAGCCATGCACTCTCACCCTCATGAACAGGTGGGCATTCTCTTGCAGGGCCGCACACTATGGCGTATGGCCGGGAAAGAAACTCTCTTGGAAGCTCCGGCCCTGTACAGGGTGCCCTCTGGAGAACCCCATGAGGTGGAGGTGGTGGGCAACCAAACGGTGCTTGTCATGGATGCCTTCTCTCCCATTCGCGAGGATTTTCTAAGAACCGAAACTCCTTCTTACATGCGTTGA